One window of Trichomycterus rosablanca isolate fTriRos1 chromosome 2, fTriRos1.hap1, whole genome shotgun sequence genomic DNA carries:
- the LOC134336044 gene encoding GTPase IMAP family member 9-like: protein MNKEERWIVLLGRTGVGKSATGNTILGKNAFRSERSLSSVTKQSECVEAVIGGKHVRVVDTPGLFNTTLPQDQLGMELCRSVYLSQSGVHAFILVFRFDTFTEQEEEIIKRLQKVFGQKVLDHTILLFTHGEGGSEKIIDQEISRNEHLRRALDQCGRRFHIINNSALKNKQQVPELLQKIDRMVVQNGGGCYTNEMYRVAQGLTWEKFWETVKVVSF from the coding sequence ATGAACAAGGAGGAACGGTGGATCGTGCTGCTGGGAAGGACTGGTGTTGGGAAGAGTGCAACAGGAAACACCATTCTGGGAAAAAATGCTTTCAGATCAGAGAGATCTTTAAGCTCAGTAACAAAACAAAGTGAATGTGTAGAAGCTGTGATAGGAGGAAAACATGTACGTGTGGTTGATACACCAGGATTATTTAACACAACACTGCCACAAGATCAGTTAGGGATGGAGTTGTGCAGGAGTGTTTATCTCTCACAATCAGGAGTTCATGCTTTCATTCTGGTTTTCAGGTTTGATACATTCACAGAACAGGAAGAGGAAATAATTAAAAGGTTACAGAAGGTTTTTGGTCAGAAGGTTTTAGATCACACAATTCTTCTGTTTACTCATGGTGAGGGTGGAAGCGAGAAAATAATAGATCAGGAAATAAGCAGAAATGAACATCTCAGAAGAGCTTTAGATCAGTGTGGAAGAAGATTTCACATAATTAACAACTCAGCTCTAAAGAACAAACAGCAGGTCCCTGAACTTCTGCAGAAGATAGACAGGATGGTGGTGCAGAATGGAGGAGGATGCTACACTAATGAGATGTATAGGGTAGCACAGGGCTTAACCTGGGAGAAATTCTGGGAAACAGTTAAGGTTGTTTCTTTTTAG